The sequence ACGGCGACCCGCTGGACGCGCTGGTCATCCTGGAGGAACCGACGTTCCCGGGCTGCCTCATCAAGTGCCGCGCGATCGGCATGTTCCGGATGACCGACGAGGCCGGCGGCGACGACAAGCTGCTCTGCGTCCCGGCGTCCGACCCCCGGGTGGAGCACCTGCAGGACATCCAGCACGTGTCGGAGTTCGACCGCCTGGAGATCCAGCACTTCTTCGAGGTGTACAAGGACCTGGAGCCGGGCAAGTCCGTCGAGGGCGCCGACTGGGTCGGCCGCGCCGAGGCGGAGGCCGAGATCGAGGCCTCCCGCAAGCGTCTTGAGTCGCACGGCGCGCACTGACGTTCCGTTCGCGGAAACGGACCACTGAACGGGCGGTACTCCTTCACGGGTGTGCCGCCCGTTTCGTGTGCGCTCCCATGGGCGTGGCCATA comes from Streptomyces sp. Mut1 and encodes:
- a CDS encoding inorganic diphosphatase; this translates as MEFDVVIEIPKGSRNKYEVDHETGRIRLDRRLFTSTSYPADYGFVENTLGEDGDPLDALVILEEPTFPGCLIKCRAIGMFRMTDEAGGDDKLLCVPASDPRVEHLQDIQHVSEFDRLEIQHFFEVYKDLEPGKSVEGADWVGRAEAEAEIEASRKRLESHGAH